GGTCCTGGCCACCGGCGTTCTCATGGCGAGCCGGAGGAGCCTGGACGCCATCATCCGGCTTTATGCCCTACAGAACCTGCTTTTGGCGGCCCTGGCCTTTCTCTTGGCCCACGGGGAGGTGCACTTCATCCTGGCGGGGGTGGCGCTGTTCCTGGTGAAGGGGGTGCTGATCCCTGCCTACCTCTTCTGGCTTCTGGACCGCCTCGAGGTCAGCCATGAGGTGGAGGGTTACCTCTCGGTGAGCCTCTCCTTGCTCCTGGCAGGCCTTCTTACGGGCCTGGCCTTCCGGGTGGGGCAGGCCTTTGTTCTCCCCACGGCGCCCTTGCCCCAGGGGGTACCGGTGGGCCTGGCCCTGGTCCTCCTGGGGGCCCTCTCCATGGTGGGCCGCAAGAAGGCGGTGAGCCAGGTCCTAGGCTTCCTGGCCCTGGAGAACGGGGTGTTCCTTTTGGCGCTGGCAGAAAGCCACGGCCTCCCTCTTTTTGTGGAACTCGGGGTGGCCTTGGACGCCTTCGCCGCCGTGTTTTTGGCGGGCGTCCTCATCTTCCGCATCAAGGGGGAGCTGGGCCACGTGGACACGGCGCGCATGCGCTCGCTCAAGGGGTGAAGATGCTCTACCTTCTCCTTCTTCTGCCGCTTTTCACCCTCCTGGGCCGAAAGGAGGCCCGGGTCCTCCCTGCCCTGGCGGTGGGGACCGCCCTCCTTTCCGTTGCCCTCGCCCTGGGCCTCCTGGGGCGGGCGGAGGGGCCCTTCCGTCTGGACGGGGTGGGGCTTTTCTACCTCCTCCTCACCGACCTCCTTTATGCCCTGGTGGCCCTCTTCGCCCGGGGCTACTTCGCCGGGGAGGAGGCCTGGCGGTTTTACTGGTCGGGAGCGCTCTTTCTGGTGGCGGTCCACGGGGCCTATTTGGCCCACAACCTGGGGGTGCTCTGGGTCTTCGTGGAGGGGAGCACCCTGGCTTCGGCCCTCCTCATCTACCACCGGGGCGGGGCGCGGGCCCTCGAGGCCACCTGGAAGTACCTCATGTTGGGAAGCGTGGGTATCGCCCTGGGGCTCATGGGGGTCATCCTGGTCTATGCCCTGCTGAACGGGGCTACCCTGGACTGGGCCCACGCCAAGGCCCTGATGCCCGGGGTGGATGCGGAAGGCCTCCGGGTGGCCTTCGCCCTCCTCCTGGTGGGGTTCGGCACCAAGGTGGGCCTCTTCCCCTTGCATGCTTGGCTTCCCGACGCCCACGCCGAGGCTCCCGGGCCCGCCTCCGCCCTCCTCTCCGGGACCCTTTTGAACGTGGCCTTCTACGCCCTCCTCCGCTACGCGGCCTTAGTGGAGGCGGCGGGGCTTTTCCCCTTTGCCTCCAAGCTCCTTCTTGCCTTCGGCCTCTTGAGCCTCTTCGGGGCCGCCCTCTTCCTCTATGGCCAGCGGGAGTACAAGCGCCTTCTGGCCTACTCCAGCGTGGAGCACATGGGCCTGGCGGTCTTTGCCCTAGGCCTTGGCCTCCCGTGGCTTGCCCTTTTCCACACCCTGGCCCACTCCCTGGCCAAGACCCTGGCCTTCCTTGGGGCCAGCGCCGTGATGAAGGCCTCCCGCGCCAAGGAGGTGGGGCAGGTGGGCGGGCTGGTGCGCGCCTGGCCCTCCCTAGGGATTCCCTTCCTGTTGTCCCTGGCCGCCTTGGGGGGGCTTCCCCCCTTCCCCCTCTTCTTCGCCGAGCTCCAAGCGGTCCAGGCGGCGTTGGCCTGGCCTGGACTTGGCGTGGCCTACCTCCTTGGCCTCGGCTTGGCCTTTGTGGGCCTCCTTGGCCCCATGGGCCAGATGGGCTTTGGCCGGGGAAGGGCCGGGGCGGCGAGGGGGCTTGCCCTTTGGCCCCTATGGGCCCTCTTAGCGCTTCTTTGGCTTTTGGGTCTCTTCCCTCCCGTGGGGGTTTTTAAGGCCTTGGAGGTGGCGCTGTGGAAGCTCTGAAGGAGGCCCTGCGGGAGGGGAGGCCCGTGGCCTTCTTCCGGGATGGCACCCGGCTGATCTACGTGCTGGAACGAGCCCGGGCCCTGGAGGTCCACCGCCTGCCCGCCGGGGACCGGTTTCCCAGCCTGGCCCGCGAGTTCCCTGCCATGGACTGGTTTGAACGGGCCCTTTGGGAGCGGCACGCCCTGGTCCCCGAGGGGCACCCCTCGCTCAAGCCCCTCCGCCGCCACGACCTGCCCTATACCTTCCGCACCTTTCCCGAACTCCACGAGGTGCCCGTGGGCCCCGTGCACGCGGGGATCATTGAGCCGGGGCACTTCCGCTTCAGCGTCTTGGGGGAGAGGATCCTGAACCTGGAGATCCGCCTGGGCTACCAGCACCGGGGCCTCCTTTCCCTGCTTCCCGGAAAGGGTCCGGAGGAGGCCCTTCGCCTTGTGGAGCGGACCGGGAGCGAGCCCGTGGCCCACGCCCTTGCCTTCGCCGAGGCCTGGGAGGCTGCCTTGGGGGTGGAGGCCCCGCCCCGGGCCCAGGGGCTTAGGCGGGCCGCCCTGGAGCTGGAGCGCGCCTTCGGCCATCTGG
The sequence above is drawn from the Thermus islandicus DSM 21543 genome and encodes:
- a CDS encoding proton-conducting transporter transmembrane domain-containing protein produces the protein MLYLLLLLPLFTLLGRKEARVLPALAVGTALLSVALALGLLGRAEGPFRLDGVGLFYLLLTDLLYALVALFARGYFAGEEAWRFYWSGALFLVAVHGAYLAHNLGVLWVFVEGSTLASALLIYHRGGARALEATWKYLMLGSVGIALGLMGVILVYALLNGATLDWAHAKALMPGVDAEGLRVAFALLLVGFGTKVGLFPLHAWLPDAHAEAPGPASALLSGTLLNVAFYALLRYAALVEAAGLFPFASKLLLAFGLLSLFGAALFLYGQREYKRLLAYSSVEHMGLAVFALGLGLPWLALFHTLAHSLAKTLAFLGASAVMKASRAKEVGQVGGLVRAWPSLGIPFLLSLAALGGLPPFPLFFAELQAVQAALAWPGLGVAYLLGLGLAFVGLLGPMGQMGFGRGRAGAARGLALWPLWALLALLWLLGLFPPVGVFKALEVALWKL